The sequence below is a genomic window from Lolium perenne isolate Kyuss_39 chromosome 4, Kyuss_2.0, whole genome shotgun sequence.
CTACTACAGACTCTTCCTCGCCGGGCGCTGCTGGTTACGTGGATCGGCTCTTCGGCACCTGCGCGACCACCagtttctacacagtcaggtacgtccccgtggtatctggattctggagcttcctttcatatgacctctgagtcttctattctgtctgctcttcggtctcttatttctcctgtccgtgttgtcacggctgatggtacctctattcctgtttctagcagaggcaccctttctactccctctttctctgtccctgatgtttctcatgttcctcgccttcagatgaaccttttctctgctagccagctcaccgattctggttgtcgcgtcattcttgacgctgagtcttgtgcggttcaggatcgtcgcacacatgccctggttggagctggccctcgtagtcataagtctccggggctttgggagttagactggcttcgtgttccttccgctgccactccatctgccagttctcctccgattgttgcctctgtcaccggctcttttcagcagtggcatcatcgtcttggtcacctttgtgactctcgcctgtcgtctttggttcatcgtggccttctggggtctgtctctggagatgggtcgttacactgtCAGGGCTGTAGGTTAgtcaaacagattcagcttccttatcctactagtgtgtctgtctctcagcgaccgttcgatttagtccattcagatgtttggggtccggctcccttcgcttcgaaagggggccatcgatactatatcttattcattgatgatttttcacggtacacctgggtgtttttcatgcactctcgcagtgaggtgctctctatttatcagcgttttgcggccatggtccgcactcagtattcctcacccattcgcgtgttccgtgctgattctgttggtgagtatatctcccagcacctttgtggtgtccttgctgaggagggcaccctcgctcagttttcttgtcccgacgcgcatgctcaaaatagcgtcgccgagcgtaagcatcgtcatcttcttgagaccacccgtgctatgatgattgcttcttctcttccgccacatttctgggctgaggctgttgctacgtcggcccacctcattaacattcagccttccgctgctctacagggtggcattcctctcgagcgtctctctggtgtttctccagcctactcgactctccgttcatttggttgcgtctgctatgtccttctgcctcctcgTGAACGCACCAAACtaaccgctcagtctgttgagtgtgtttttctcggatacagtgatgagcataagggctatcgctgttgggaccccgttggtcgtcggatgcgcatctctcgtgacgtcacgtttgatgagacgcgtcccttctatcctcgccccacctcgggtacttacccggtggatgatatctcttttcttctttttccggatgcaccccctgctgttcctcctcccctccctcctacttctgatgcgcccccttcggcgccatcctctcgttcgtctagtccacctagtactcctcgttctccggcttcggctccttccgatgctgtcccttcttcctcttcttctgatggcTTGTCTTCTGCAGATGAGCTTCCCCCTTCACGGCATGTGCGTCAGTGTCGTGCTCcagctcgttactctcctagtcaatatggtctctctgtcgtttccgagccgacttcttatcgggatgccgagcgtcatcctgaatggcagcttaccatggctgaggagatcgctgcgcttgagcgcactagcacttgggatcttgtttctcccccttctggtgttcgtcctatcacgtgtaagtgggtctataaaattaagactcgctctgatggatctcttgagcgctataaagcgcgtcttgtggctcgtggctttcagcaggagcacgggcgtgactatgatgagacttttgcccctgtggctcatatgactactgtgcgtacccttcttgttgttgcttctgttcgtcgctggtctgtctcccagcttgatgttcagaatgcttttcttaatggcgagttgagtgaggaggtttacatgcagcctcctcctgggtattctgttcccgatgggatggtttgtcgtcttcgatgttctctctatggtctcaaacaggcccctcgtgcctggtttgagcgcttcgcctctgtggtgactgctgctggtttctctcctagtcttcatgatccagctcttttcgttcacacttctcctcgtggacgtactcttcttcttctttatgttgatgatatgatcattactggtgatgatcctgagtatattgccttcgtcaaggctcgtcttcgtgatcagtttcttatgactgatcttggtcctcttcgctattttcttggcattgaggtttcctccacttctgatggcttttctatctctcaggaaaagtacattcaggatcttcttactcgtgctgctcttggggatgagcgcacagtcgatactcctatggagcttaatgttaagcttcgtcctactgatggtgatcctcttcctgatcccacccgttatcgccatcttgttgggagtcttgtttatcttgctgtcactcgtcctgatatttcttatcctgttcatattctgagtcagtttgtctcagctcctaccactgttcactatagtcatccCCTCCGTGTTCTACGttaccttcgtggcacgatcactcgtcgccttttctttccccgttccagctctctccagctccagtgctattcagatgctacgtgggcgagtgatcctacggatcgtcgttcactttctgcttactgtgtgtttcttggtggttcgcttgttgcttggaagacgaagaaacaggtcgcagtttcccgttcgagtgttgaggctgagttgcgggctatggctttgttgattgctgaggtgacttggttacggtggttgcttgcagattttggggtctctgctacgacacccactccacttttgtctgacagtacaggggctatcagtattgcacgtgatccggtcgagcatgagctgaccaagcatattggtgttgatgctttttacacacgtgctcaggtgcaggatgatgttgttgcggttcattatgtgccttcagatttgcagttggcggatttctttacgaaggcacagactcgagcgcaacatgatttcttactctccaaactcagtgttgtggatccaccatgagtttgagggggggtgttagatgtatatatctgtatattatagtttccccatatgttagggggcttcctgcatatttccacctgtacatgtactatatttttttttttgcgaatcacctgtacatgtactatatattgtggcctttggccccctggtaatacaacaagcatattgtccTAACAATGACCATCTTTTTGTAACCTTAAAGAAGAGCTGTTTCGCAATTTTCAAATAGGCCAACACATAGCTGCTAACCCCACAACAGGCACATTAGGcatactattttttttttttttgcaaattttgAAAACCATGAGGAAATTTAAGAGAAATTGCGAGGCCTGTATGGGGCCCACATGAAACATTGACAATActcaatgcatatttatccgttgGGCGCGAGAAAAATAAATGGTGAATGGTTTCCAACTCCTCATAAAATCTCCACTTTTAAATCACCTTGCAACTCCCTTTTGCTAATATTATCTTTCTGAGATTTAGATGAGGTATTTTTGGGAATAATATTATGTTCATAGATTCTAGGTAGAGTTGTAGCATAaataaaccccccccccccccccccctaatttttcttttgtgtaCATGGACTGGTTTCTTGGCCGCTTTCGAGAATGAAATAACAAACGGTGGGTTTTCCCCCTGTCCACCTCGGAAAAAATATTAGTATGTTCATAGATTTTGGGCATGAGGCTTGCTCTAATCATGGCTCCAATTACATGATAAGCTCATCCATGACTGCCTGACCATTACCAGTAGGCACCGGCCAAGCTACTGAAGCTAGTACTCCTTCTGACTGCAGTTTTCCACCGCCATTGCCACATGACGCAATCCGTCTCCCCGAGCAAGAAAGACGCGTAGCGTACGTACGCGCGCAGGGTATGATGATCGATTTGGAATCCGAGACTGTACTGTGCAAAGGAAAAACGCAACCGCCAAGAAAGAATTAGCTCTCGGGCCCACTTGGCAGCCACACTTTAATAACTTAACTGAATCCGATAGCAGTTCAACTTCAACCTGGGGAAGAACACCCATCGACGGTTTGCGCGTTTCAGAGTGAATCCGACTTCGAGCTGAAGTCGCGCTCTCCCTAAGCTATATATATGGTCGCCGATCCATGCCATCTCCACCTTTGCCCATACCATCCCCTCCTCCCTGCTTCCACCATCTCCACCCTGCCCATAGCCAGCCAAGCCGTCCGTCGATCCAGCGCCATGGCCGCCTGCAAGCGTCCCGCCGCCGTCCTCGACGCCGGCCACGCGACGACCACCCAAGGATCATCGGCCGCCTGCAAGAGGAGCCGTCACAGCGTCAGAAGCTCGGATGAGTACGAGGAGGTGGCCCGCCTCGGCAAGGGCGGCTTCGGCGTCGTCGTCCAGGCGCGCCACCGCGTCACCGGCAAGACCGTCGCCATCAAGTACGCCGCCGAGCTGGAGCAGGAGGCCAGCTTCCTGCAGGCCTGCAGCGGTAACCCGTACGTGGTCGGCTTCGAGGGCCTGATGCGCGACCACGCCACCGGCGGTCACTGCCTCGCCATGGAGTACGTGGCCGGGCCGAGCCTCCACGCCTTCTTGTGGGAGAGGCGCCGCGacgggccgcttccggaaccaaaggTGCGCGCCTTCATGTGGAAGCTCCTGACCGGGACGAAGATGATGCACGACCGCCACGTAATCCACCGCGACATCAAGCCGGCCAACATCCTCGTCGGCCAAGACGGCGAACTCGTGAAGATGTGCGACCTGGGGCTCGCACTCCACATGTCCGACTCGCCGCCCTACTCCCAGGTCGGCACCGTCCCCTACATGGCGCCGGAGATGCTGCTGCACAAGCCGGATTACGACGCGCTCGTGGACACCTGGTCGCTCGGGTGCGTCATGGCCGAGATGCTCACCGGCAAGATTCTGttccacgacgacgacgacgacgacggccacCAGGACCAGTTCGACGACACAACCCACATAGTCCAGCTCTGGAGTATCTTCCGAGTGCTCGGCATGCCCGACGACCGGACGTGGCCGGAGTTCAAGTCCCTGCCGCTCACCGCCAAGTTTCAGCAGCTGCTACCCGGGGGCCTCAATCACAACAGGCTGCGGGATATGTTCCCTCAAGAGAAGCTGTCAGAGCAAGGATTCCAGGTGTTGCAAGGGCTTCTCACCTGCAATCCCGACAAGCGACTCACGGCGGCCAAGGCGCTCAAGCACCCATGGTTCACTGCTCCTCGTCCCTCTGTCGCCGCTGCAAAGGCTGAAGCTTTGCCGTTGCGGAGAAGGAAGACGCCGGGCTTCTTGGTTGCACTAGCGGCGGCATTGAAAGCACAGCAGGTGTAAAACTTGAAGTTGTGCTTGGATGATCGATCCATGTAATTCCTTGATCGAGTTGTAAAGAAACGATATGACTGTTTTATGCAGAATAGCATTGTGTTATATTGTACTGTTTATTTGGGAGAAAGTAATAGATCTGCTCTGTTCATGGCCTGAACGTTGTATTGTTCAATTAGGAAATTTAACTTTACTCTTGTGCTTATATGCTCGCATGTCCCCTACATCAAGCCTAGAGAACAAATCATGTCTGCATTATGGCTGTTCACTAGTTTATGCAATCGAAAAGAGAACACTGAAAGAGGCGTTGGAAAACAGAGTATACCCCATAAGGTAGTTTCAGTTTTAGCAAGAGAGACCCAGACCATGAGTAGCCTGTAGCCCTGTAGGAGAAGGGTTTGTTGAGATCCTAGGGTTCCCATGGTGGTTCTATCCCGTTCATTGGGCCGTTCCGGTCTGCTGACCACTTGCATTATGGCCTGCAGCTCCATCATGTCAAGGGCTTGTGCTTGTATGATCGATCCATGTAATTCCTCGACCGAGTTGTAAAGAAACGATAGACTGTTTTATGCTGAATTGTTTCTTTCCAGAATATGTGTGATTGTACCGTTTAACTGGGAGAAATTAATAGATCTAGATGTACGTATATACCCTGCGCTGTACCGTTCATAAATATACTCTTGTGTTACATGCTTGTATGTCCCCTCCATGACACTCCTGCATCATTGTCGTTTACTACTTTCTGCAATGGAATTTTTGAAGAGAGCTTGAAAACAGTGGTAGTTTCAGTTGTAGCAACAGAGACCCAGACCATGAGTAGCCTGTAGGAGGAGTGCTTGTAAATATCGCAGATTGACATGGTGGTTCTATTCTATCTCGTTCATATAGGGCCGTCACAGTTTGCAGACTACTTGCAGAGTTGCAGTATAGATCGAACTGTTAATGTTAGCCTGCAGCTCCAGCGCCATTAAAAAAAAAGGATCATGCAAATGGCCAAGGTTCTGTCGtcagtcgtcgccgccgccgacaaGGCACATGTTGATAACCTTCACCGGCGCAATCGGATGGCGTTTTGCAGACACGCTCGTACTGAAACTATAGTGCAGATCATCGGATATGCATCGTTCCAGTTTCTAAACCTGAAGTTCGAAGCAGAGGCTCCATTTTACCCGTGGTTTGCCCCTGGAGAGCAGAAAATAGAGCACAGTAAGTAGTTCCTGAAGAACCAGCATTGAGTAAGCAGTTGAAGCCTAAGATTGATCAATGCACGGACGATATTACCATCTGGGAAGGAAGCACTAAACCTTTCTGGACTGTTATAAGGAAGTTTGTTTCAGGAGGATTACAACAAGAAGAATCAGAGTGGCGCAGCGGAAGCGTGGTGGGCCCATAACCCACAGGTCCCAGGAtcgaaacctggctctgatatatTATTTTTTTATAAATTTGATATTTTCTGCTAAATTTTCATTTAGGTTTCGATTTTCTATTGAGACAACGTTGTTGTATGTTGAGCTTTTCTCCCTTAATTCTCGTTGCTCTGTTTGTCCTAATAAATCATCCCTGCTGAATTCCTTGcaatcatcatcatcaagctgaaCTGGTTATTATTGTGTTGAAAGAATGACCTGAATCAGTTCTGAACTAAACGTGCGTGCGTGCTTTGAGATTCGTGCTGGGTTTGGTTTAGGGCCTCCGATGCATCAGAAGGACACGCTCCGGCAAAACCCAGAACCCTAGCTAGCCTCCGCCCTCCGCCCTCGCGCTCCCATGGCCATGGAGTCGGCTGCCTCCAGCCCCCGCGCCGCTCTCGCTGCCCCCGGCGCCTCCAGGAAGCGGCGGCGGAGCCAGTCGCCGCCGCCCGCGGGAGAGGGCCCGAGCGAGCCCGCGCTCGCCAGGCCCCGCTTCGGGGAGAACCTCGACCTCATCCTCTCCCTCCAGGGCAAGGAGCTCTCCCTCCAAAGGTCACACCCGCTTGCTGCCCCTACTTGCAATTTGACGCAGCTTCGCTCTTCTAATGTGCCTCTCCGAGTAGGATTGAACCAATTGTTCTGTAATTCGCATGCTTCTAGTCTGGATTTTTTTTCAAGTGCTTGTTTACTGCTTTAAGTAACTACATGGGGAAATTTGTGCTAGCACTTTGTATGTTCACTGATTTGATCATTGTTGTTGACTTAGGATAATACATGCTCTATTATGGCAGATTATGGTTTCTGTAATTGTTATCCGGGTTTTGACGAGCACCAAGGCAGAAGAAAATACACTTTTTTAGTACGCACTATATGTCTGACCCCAACTTCCCAGTAGGATCTGTGTGGTTGTTGTTTCGATATTCTATTGCACAATATTTCAGTACGTCTTACTTGGCGACAGAGCATGTTTGTTTGATCGCGTCTGAATGAATCTTGTCATGCTCTGCCTGTTTCTACTCTTAACAGTTGTATGTTTAATCACGCAGAAAGATTGAACTAGCCTTCAATTTCGTAACAACCGAGTCGAGTCGATCAAGCCATGGCCATAGGGCGGACAACGTTAAGCTACTGCGGATGGTGTCGTTTATTGGAAACTGGGTGCAGTCTATCCTAATTCTGCCTGAGAGTAGCAAGAGGGTTTCCGAGCCTTTTGACCCCGTGCTGGATTATAGATGCTGGGTCATTTTGAGATTCTGCATTGAGAAGAAGCCGTCAGTTTCCATCTCTCTGAACCTGCTTAAACCGCTTGGTCGTGTTGCAAAGGATGGTTTGAGCAGAGTTCAACTCGGCGCTTCATTTGATGGCTGCGAATCCTCTTTGCTCTTCGAACGAGTTTTGGACTGCGTATCCTTTCTTTTCTCCTCCAATACGAGGGCTTTCTTCAATGCAGGCGTGGATTTGTGGACCTCTTGTGTCATTGAGGCTATTCATCTTGTCCAGAAGGTTTCGCCTAATGACAAGAGTGGCTGTGCTGTTCTTCAGGATCTTGGAAATTGCTTGCTCGAGCAATTTTCAAGTTTTCTAAGGTTCCATGCAAATCCTAAGAACCTTTTCCGTCCTTTTGTTGACAAGATTCTTGACCCGCTGTTGGAATTGTTGGTTTTACTTAATTCACAAGCAAATTCTATCGAGCACAAGCAGGCAGGCACCACATTGAAGATTGCTGAAGAAATTCTGTCAAACGGACTGTTTCATCCACAACATCTTAGTGGATATTTTGGCCTCAAGAATCTAAATAAAGCACCAATCGCTAAGGATGTCAGGGGAAGCTACCATAGACATCTATTTGAGCGTTTCAAAGGAATAAAAGCAGAAAGCAAGGCTGTACTGCTTGCTGGGTTTGGTTACTTGCTTCAATTGTTTGTTAGCAGGGCTAGAAACCAAAGTACATCTTTAGCACCGAGGGGAACATCCTTCAGAAACCAGCAAAAAAGTAGCGATGCCTCCGAAGAACCCCAGCATCATGGAGAGTCCATTTTTGAAGTGTTCATGCAGTTTATGGAACCTTTGGTGTCAGAATGTAAATCATATTCACAAAAGGACTTCTCTGATTTGGGAGTTACGAAGCTGGTAGAAGTTCATTGCATGCTCAAGTCTATCAATGAGATACTGAGAACAGTTACTCAAGAGAAAATTTATGTTCCTACAGAGGACACACCAGAAGGATCTTATTTGCAGTTCTTGCAAGACATTTACAGGGTCTTAATCTTAATGGCTGAAAAACTGTATGACTTCTGGGTGTCAGCCGTGCATTTAGAAGATACAAATATCAAGAAGATGTTGCCTTTAATGTTTGTGGAGATTGTTGTTGCGGTTGGTCATTTTGTAGAAATAGAATACAAGGTTCTGGGTGGTGACCTTGCAAAATTATGGTCAATGCTTTTTGCTTTGGCTGCTATCAATGCATCTTCCAAGGGCATCAAACCCTGTTTCCTGCTAACCTCAAAGATTTCAAGCCTTTCATCCCAAGTGATTCACACATTTAGTGAGCTTCGTCAGGTTAGTTATGTACTTCTgtgattattttcagcaactgccTCTAAAAAGTGGTGTTTATATTTTTTCTTATTGTTTTTGCATATGCTTCTTACATTCTGCTATTATGGTCTTCCATTGCCTATCCCAATGTTTACACGGATGGTTATTTTGCCTCTATATTGttccttggattttttttttttttggttcagtCTGATGATTTCTATCCTTTGGTTAATCATGTAGGTTGCACACTCCATTTGTATGCTGTGCAATACTGTGAGGACATTCAGATCTGTTGCTGGTCCAGACGTAGTACCGAGACCGTTTTCTGTGTCTTCTTTATCTTCTCATAAATGTTTGGAATCACTGGCAACGTTGTTGAGCTCTCAAACATTGAGGGATGCTATATGTACTTCAATAAACTCAATGCCAGAAGGACAGTCTAGTCGGTGCATAGAGGAGCTGACAGTAGATCTTACAGATACCTTGAAATGGATGAATACTTGCAGCGAGGATGTTGATTTGGAATCACAGGGAGAGTCCCTCTCGATTTCCAGGAAGTCAGTTTTTTATCAGAAAGCTGAACTTCTTGGAAGGCACTTATGTGAACTATACACCAGCGTGCTTGACTCAATTACCGTGACCTCTTCAAATACTGCACTGGTTGCAAGATCTGTTGAAAGGCTGGTCAACGCAATCCAGCCCAAATTAAGTCAGTTGGTGAGAAATGATTCAGTTAGTTCAAGCGAGTTCATTTGCTCAGTTGTAGGAAACAATCTATCTAAGAAACAATGTGCCAAATGGCAGAAGATTCCAAGTTTGTCCTGGATGTTTGTCTTCTTCTTCCGCATATATACATCATGTAGAAGTCTGTATCGGCAATCTGTTGGTCTCATGCCTCCAGATTTAGCAATAGAAGCAACAGAATTAGTGGGGAATTCATTCACTGTATGCTGTGGAAAGGAATGGACTAATGCTTCCAATGTTATCGCGGAAGGGTACTTTGCTTGGATTGTTGAAAGTTCAGGCTCCTTATTGGATGTTATCGAAACTTTATCTCAATCCATTCCAAAAAACCATTCTGGTTTTGCTATGCTTGTTTACGTCCTTCATATGATGGCTTTGCAAAGACTCAATGATCTTAACAGGCAGATTAATGCGTTTGATTATTTGCTTGAAGATAACACACAGCAGTTTGATACGGAGGATAGAGGAAACACTGCAGTATTCAAGGAGTCCTGCTGTCTAGAGGCTGCTCGACTAACCAACTTTATGATGAACTATGTGGGAATATTATCTTCAGGAGAAAATGGTCATTTTCAGTGTTATGAGATTAGTTCTTCCTGGGATCTGAGTATATGCTCTTTAGATGAAGGTTCTTTCCATATAGCAACTTGGCGGCTTCTGTGTGAAAACATTGATATTTGGAGTCCGCATGCATCTAAGAAAGACTTAAAGAGCTTCTTTTCTAATCTGATGAAGTTCTCTTTTGTT
It includes:
- the LOC127349125 gene encoding putative cyclin-dependent kinase F-2 — its product is MAACKRPAAVLDAGHATTTQGSSAACKRSRHSVRSSDEYEEVARLGKGGFGVVVQARHRVTGKTVAIKYAAELEQEASFLQACSGNPYVVGFEGLMRDHATGGHCLAMEYVAGPSLHAFLWERRRDGPLPEPKVRAFMWKLLTGTKMMHDRHVIHRDIKPANILVGQDGELVKMCDLGLALHMSDSPPYSQVGTVPYMAPEMLLHKPDYDALVDTWSLGCVMAEMLTGKILFHDDDDDDGHQDQFDDTTHIVQLWSIFRVLGMPDDRTWPEFKSLPLTAKFQQLLPGGLNHNRLRDMFPQEKLSEQGFQVLQGLLTCNPDKRLTAAKALKHPWFTAPRPSVAAAKAEALPLRRRKTPGFLVALAAALKAQQV
- the LOC127296616 gene encoding uncharacterized protein — translated: MAMESAASSPRAALAAPGASRKRRRSQSPPPAGEGPSEPALARPRFGENLDLILSLQGKELSLQRKIELAFNFVTTESSRSSHGHRADNVKLLRMVSFIGNWVQSILILPESSKRVSEPFDPVLDYRCWVILRFCIEKKPSVSISLNLLKPLGRVAKDGLSRVQLGASFDGCESSLLFERVLDCVSFLFSSNTRAFFNAGVDLWTSCVIEAIHLVQKVSPNDKSGCAVLQDLGNCLLEQFSSFLRFHANPKNLFRPFVDKILDPLLELLVLLNSQANSIEHKQAGTTLKIAEEILSNGLFHPQHLSGYFGLKNLNKAPIAKDVRGSYHRHLFERFKGIKAESKAVLLAGFGYLLQLFVSRARNQSTSLAPRGTSFRNQQKSSDASEEPQHHGESIFEVFMQFMEPLVSECKSYSQKDFSDLGVTKLVEVHCMLKSINEILRTVTQEKIYVPTEDTPEGSYLQFLQDIYRVLILMAEKLYDFWVSAVHLEDTNIKKMLPLMFVEIVVAVGHFVEIEYKVLGGDLAKLWSMLFALAAINASSKGIKPCFLLTSKISSLSSQVIHTFSELRQVAHSICMLCNTVRTFRSVAGPDVVPRPFSVSSLSSHKCLESLATLLSSQTLRDAICTSINSMPEGQSSRCIEELTVDLTDTLKWMNTCSEDVDLESQGESLSISRKSVFYQKAELLGRHLCELYTSVLDSITVTSSNTALVARSVERLVNAIQPKLSQLVRNDSVSSSEFICSVVGNNLSKKQCAKWQKIPSLSWMFVFFFRIYTSCRSLYRQSVGLMPPDLAIEATELVGNSFTVCCGKEWTNASNVIAEGYFAWIVESSGSLLDVIETLSQSIPKNHSGFAMLVYVLHMMALQRLNDLNRQINAFDYLLEDNTQQFDTEDRGNTAVFKESCCLEAARLTNFMMNYVGILSSGENGHFQCYEISSSWDLSICSLDEGSFHIATWRLLCENIDIWSPHASKKDLKSFFSNLMKFSFVQKRSCKDEENSGNQCSHREITLHTISVELLCDTIIYDRKVLLKNLASSFCHALKKSVSSFVTRADEDAFLDISPDLMEILDKLNNKKLVGGTYPDEDGVDKHRICENLLNFLSTVPGFHSNSKSFLRLITHILHLERLLLLALLRRYELCNPIELIRLFICCRRATQNLVSKFGKEYPESKQYSAFSKLIGNSDSLIWLLRSVQEIIHLSHKIFEEHTDEKKNTLFSLVDKTSEIFSTLANMNSKFCLLGPKKRIECSLEHSASESDTSEHDAQTCDTLESSALEYVKIMAEQLEKTATGIPVTVKDRNCVIKLENCYDNVCWDTLLCTMSCISGFLWGVVSAVESTIKDYPVASSEERKVMRQYASNFSRFIAKFETFIDICLHVLFMENKDCGSVDLISTRLPQELDCENGFLNIDAVMDGWTMHQLKLQPDGPPSIPSESHNFGLFTIQCMKRSLLENLLNGKGPFIAFTLKELYTVSAAIVKLKGLLSFPRDVCRQECNPSQQMSLDPMVGTAYIALQKIADMSNWPDMFSLVWIDGILRYLEVLGTLPEHKLSKELYAQIVNAHVRAIGKCIVLQGKSASLPTHEIGTSMKELNLQNKSDSVVTKYIMDRQNRLNSLKSRLRLSMRKFVNVASNMHLSATIQVIERALVGVNQYSHSIYEVKTGESNGGIVSSDVSAGIDCLYLLLETVPGNKRVFKRTVPGLVGALFNIVLHLQSPLVFYTEKLPSLYPDFHPDAGAIVLMCVEVITAFVGRHTFQIDACHVSQCLHLPVTLFKGFKHLAGQTVSHSSEKSGGQTVGQPLDTEEYIFDRQFSIDMYAACCKLLCTVLRHQQREVGRCVAVLEDSVNILLSCLESADPKMVRMAGHFSWNKEEALKCASFFRRIYEEMRQQREILGKHSIHFLAGYISMFSGQGPFQTGITREIDEALRPGVYSLIDICEESDFQQLHTYLGEGPCRTTLANLVNDYKLHFQYQGKI